The Primulina tabacum isolate GXHZ01 chromosome 7, ASM2559414v2, whole genome shotgun sequence genome includes a window with the following:
- the LOC142551248 gene encoding putative methyltransferase PMT3 encodes MTRGRSDEAQKKRLLISVCVVSVFLVFLYVYFGSKNAAESALEYGSRSLRKLGTSYLGGDEDSDLGGKQDESSIKFGLDDGEDGYTPKSFPVCDDRHSELIPCLDRNLIYQTRMKLDLSLMEHYERHCPLPERRYNCLIPPPAGYKVPIKWPKSRDEVWKANIPHTHLASEKSDQNWMIVKGDKINFPGGGTHFHYGADKYIASMANMLNFSNDNLNNEGNLRTVFDVGCGVASFGGYLLSSDIIAMSLAPNDVHQNQIQFALERGIPASLGVLGTKRLPYPSRSFELAHCSRCRIDWLQRDGILLLELDRVLRPGGYFAYSSPEAYAQDEENLRIWKKMSALVERMCWRIAVKRNQTVIWQKPLTNDCYLGRQPGTQPPLCPSDNDPDAVWGVQMETCITTYSDLDHRTGGSGLAPWPARLTTPPPRLADFGYSNEMFEKDTEVWRQRVDSYWNLLSTKVSSDTVRNVMDMKANLGSFAAALKDKSVWVMNVVPEDGPKTLKIVYDRGLIGSVHNWCEAFSTYPRTYDLLHAWTVFSDIERKGCSGEDLLLEMDRILRPTGFVIIRDKQPVIEFVKKYLPALHWEAIATTDPTSEPGQEGDEMVLVIQKKQWLTSESIRETE; translated from the exons ATGACGAGGGGGAGATCAGATGAGGCGCAGAAGAAGCGCTTGTTGATTTCTGTGTGTGTTGTTTCTGTATTTCTTGTTTTCTTGTATGTGTATTTTGGCTCAAAGAATGCGGCCGAATCTGCTTTGGAATACGGCAGCAGGTCTTTGAGAAAACTGGGGACATCTTATCTGGGTGGGGATGAAGATTCTGATCTTGGTGGAAAGCAAGATgaatcttcaataaaatttgggctggatgatggagaggatggtTATACTCCCAAAAGCTTCCCT GTGTGTGATGATCGGCATTCAGAGTTGATTCCCTGTCTGGACAGAAATCTTATATATCAGACGAGAATGAAGTTGGATTTATCTTTGATGGAGCATTATGAAAGACATTGCCCATTACCTGAAAGGCGCTATAATTGCTTAATCCCTCCTCCTGCAGGATACAAG GTCCCAATCAAGTGGCCAAAAAGTAGAGATGAAGTTTGGAAGGCAAACATTCCTCATACACACCTGGCAAGTGAGAAGTCTGATCAGAATTGGATGATTGTCAAAGGCGACAAAATTAATTTTCCTGGTGGCGGCACCCACTTCCACTATGGAGCAGATAAGTACATTGCTTCAATGGCAAAT ATGCTGAATTTCTCAAATGATAACTTGAACAACGAGGGAAACTTGCGGACAGTTTTTGATGTTGGTTGTGGTGTTGCAAGCTTCGGCGGTTACCTTCTATCATCTGACATCATTGCAATGTCATTAGCACCAAATGACGTGCACCAAAATCAGATCCAATTTGCTTTGGAGAGAGGAATTCCTGCTTCTCTTGGTGTTCTTGGTACAAAGAGGCTTCCTTACCCGAGCAGGTCTTTTGAACTTGCTCACTGCTCTCGCTGTCGAATCGATTGGCTGCAGAGAGATGGTATCCTTCTTCTTGAGTTGGATAGGGTGCTTAGACCTGGAGGCTATTTTGCATACTCATCTCCAGAAGCTTATGCTCAGGATGAGGAAAACCTAAGAATATGGAAGAAGATGAGTGCACTTGTGGAACGGATGTGTTGGAGAATTGCTGTGAAGAGAAACCAAACTGTCATTTGGCAAAAGCCTTTGACAAATGACTGttatttggggagacaacctgGCACTCAGCCCCCGCTTTGTCCATCAGATAATGATCCTGATGCTGTCTGGGGTGTACAAATGGAGACGTGCATTACCACTTACTCTGATC TGGATCACAGAACTGGCGGCAGTGGACTGGCACCCTGGCCTGCTCGATTGACTACTCCTCCTCCACGTCTAGCTGATTTTGGCTATTCAAATGAAATGTTTGAAAAAGACACG GAAGTTTGGAGGCAGAGGGTTGACAGTTACTGGAATCTTTTGAGCACAAAGGTTTCATCTGACACCGTGAGAAACGTGATGGATATGAAGGCAAATTTGGGCTCATTTGCTGCAGCCTTGAAGGATAAGAGTGTGTGGGTGATGAATGTTGTTCCTGAAGATGGACCAAAAACACTCAAGATTGTTTATGATAGAGGCTTAATTGGTTCAGTTCACAACTG GTGTGAAGCCTTCTCAACATATCCTAGGACATATGATTTACTCCATGCTTGGACAGTGTTTTCGGACATTGAAAGGAAAGGTTGTAGTGGCGAAGATCTACTACTTGAGATGGACCGTATTCTCAGGCCTACAGGCTTTGTTATCATACGCGACAAACAACCTGTTATCGAGTTTGTGAAGAAGTATTTACCTGCATTGCACTGGGAAGCCATCGCAACAACAGATCCCACTTCAGAACCTGGCCAGGAAGGAGATGAAATGGTTCTAGTTATACAAAAGAAGCAGTGGTTGACAAGTGAAAGCATCAGGGAGACAGAGTAA